In Schistocerca serialis cubense isolate TAMUIC-IGC-003099 chromosome 3, iqSchSeri2.2, whole genome shotgun sequence, the following proteins share a genomic window:
- the LOC126471555 gene encoding uncharacterized protein LOC126471555 has protein sequence MLHKLGQVAVRSGSLRLGVSRAYHPPADFKPQSMDDLPVPQGSWQANYEEKQRRYNTHLFGGIAFAAFSLLVAKNSGLFYMNWAPPELKKE, from the exons ATGTTGCATAAGTTGGGACAAGTTGCAGTAAGATCTGGCTCCTTGCGTTTAG GAGTGTCGAGGGCTTACCATCCACCAGCAGACTTTAAGCCACAATCTATGGACGATTTACCGGTGCCGCAAGGCTCTTGGCAGGCGAACTACGAAGAGAAACAACGCAGATATAATACGCACTTATTCGGAGGCATAGCATTTGCCGCATTTTCATTGCTTgtg GCAAAGAACTCTGGACTGTTTTACATGAACTGGGCTCCACCTGAATTGAAGAAGGAATAG